ACGCAACGAGATACCGGACTTCGACCGGTGGATGGCGCTCGACCTCAAGTACATCGACACGTGGACGCCGTTCCTGGATCTGAAGATATTGATGCTGACGGTTCCGATCGTGCTGACGGGCCGCGGCGCCCGATAGCACGCGCGGCGATGCATCGAGCCGGACGAGCGCGTGCCGCCCGTGTCTCCCTGCGACGTACGCTCTGGGTACGCCTCCGGTCGCCGCGGGCGACCCGAATCCCGTCCCGCTCGCGCCTCGCCGCGCCTCGACGTCGTCTGAGCAGAAGTTCGTGAACCACTTCAAGACGACATTACTGAGCCCCCAGCCCTTTCGATGACGCTGAACCATCTCTCGGGATGGGCGATCGAGTGTGCGCGCATCGCGCGGACCGCTGCGCTGCGCGCCCTCTCGCCGTTTGATCGCTTCTGGAGAGCGCTGCGGCGACGGACCGCGCTCCCGCCGCTCTGGCTTCGCCGGCACGCCGGACCGGTGCGGGCGTTCGAGACGTCGGCCCGCGATTGCCGGCTTCAGCTCGATCGATGGGCCGTCGTCCCAGCGGCGGGCGGGATCGTCGACCTGGGATGCGGTCCGGGCGCGATGGCGCTGGAGCTTTCGAACGCGATGGGAAGGAATGCGCGCTATGTCGGGATCGACGTGCACGGGCCGTCGATCGCGTGGTGTCGGCGGAGATTCCGCGGAGACGACCGCTTTCGATTCGAGATCGCGCCCGTGAGCTCAGCGTTCGGCGCCGGGGATCTGCCGATCGGGCGATATCGATTGCCGGTCGATGACGGTGCGGCCGGGCTCGTTCTGGCGAAATCGCTCTTCACGCATCTCTCGGAAACGGAAGCCCGCCGGTATCTGTCCGAGATCGCGCGGACGCTCCGGCCTCGCGGCGCCGCCGTGGTCACCGCTTTTCTCTTCGCGGGCGTTCCTCCGGCGTTCCCCTTCGGAGACGAGCGTGTGCGGTGGCGTGTGCGCGCGCGGCCGGCGGCGGCGATCGCGTTCGCCAGACAGGTCTTCGAGGAGATGATCGCCGAGGCGGGCCTCGTCTGCGCGGAC
This DNA window, taken from Thermoanaerobaculia bacterium, encodes the following:
- a CDS encoding class I SAM-dependent methyltransferase, whose protein sequence is MTLNHLSGWAIECARIARTAALRALSPFDRFWRALRRRTALPPLWLRRHAGPVRAFETSARDCRLQLDRWAVVPAAGGIVDLGCGPGAMALELSNAMGRNARYVGIDVHGPSIAWCRRRFRGDDRFRFEIAPVSSAFGAGDLPIGRYRLPVDDGAAGLVLAKSLFTHLSETEARRYLSEIARTLRPRGAAVVTAFLFAGVPPAFPFGDERVRWRVRARPAAAIAFARQVFEEMIAEAGLVCADAFFGFYPGGGSRFAGQDVLLLNRAPLSK